One Littorina saxatilis isolate snail1 linkage group LG1, US_GU_Lsax_2.0, whole genome shotgun sequence genomic window carries:
- the LOC138973237 gene encoding glomulin-like, protein MSLLQQIQDAACEMETDLAIPPVEDKEELLGRIAESVTAKDSRTLQAYVLEQRLPDPEQFWELTTLLAPCLTTENLEEMPRFFTTVRRCLTHFSRHGKPKEMVLALLEQIEGFQDDALFITLLPCLQNALLQLPVKRGRSLELALDTLGDHVKGIPAPQNWNLEGEETKLLESDETVRRFLNVVPAFLDFMQPFLKGVGPEGDGKGWQWERRVLRKHLLQLLEHPLVFLDLRYNSKENSPKTYSREIAETLVQCLTQVEGNFYGLLVQNPADGKTTYSGLKGKDKKSSSGKAEVEDTDMEAENAENELKASGAAQGEDSEEVQEELSQLSGATLAYLVQVEWLGQERWPKTHSVPHLFHANLPYAHTLLTNVAHTAVYKGLSLLSFYLDLMEDLALDVDTLDDDNVMPVVNAIIIVMRFCPIRQLRFSGLEVFKIFFAKLDCKGCHQLMRSVLASCEHAGVRGVVVGLIKNNIDTALRTLDVEKTHCGNKAGAALKSSGEEKPVDDRNNRSLYFFKDKLKQLLQLAIKLPEGAATDLLEQSDLIMATLNLLRYLVLRDSDNHTAVWDMLPLLEKEYFSALRTGLDMSEGHYKLELDNLNKQAARRPRKGEDIAATVSVAGTQLPPMTEDQRLNVMHSALTTFDMMKCVLARLSEIIDQKKNKA, encoded by the coding sequence ATGTCACTGCTGCAACAAATTCAGGATGCTGCCTGTGAGATGGAGACGGATCTGGCCATCCCCCCCGTGGAAGATAAAGAGGAGCTGCTTGGCCGAATTGCTGAGAGTGTGACAGCAAAGGACAGCAGGACGCTTCAGGCATACGTACTGGAGCAGAGGCTGCCAGACCCTGAGCAGTTCTGGGAGCTGACGACACTACTGGCACCATGTCTGACCACAGAAAACCTGGAAGAGATGCCTCGGTTCTTCACCACAGTGCGCAGATGCCTCACTCACTTCTCTCGCCATGGCAAACCCAAAGAGATGGTGCTGGCCCTTCTGGAGCAGATAGAGGGCTTCCAGGACGATGCTCTCTTCATCACCTTGCTGCCTTGTCTGCAGAACGCCCTGCTGCAGCTGCCGGTCAAGCGTGGACGTTCGCTGGAGCTGGCCCTGGACACGCTTGGCGACCACGTCAAAGGGATCCCTGCCCCCCAGAACTGGAACCTGGAAGGAGAAGAGACAAAGCTGCTTGAAAGCGATGAGACAGTGCGCCGATTCCTGAATGTAGTTCCAGCCTTTCTGGATTTCATGCAACCCTTCTTGAAAGGAGTGGGCCCTGAGGGGGATGGCAAAGGATGGCAGTGGGAGAGGAGAGTGTTGAGAAAACACCTCTTGCAGCTGCTAGAACACCCTCTAGTCTTTCTGGATCTGCGCTACAACAGCAAGGAGAACTCCCCTAAGACCTACAGCAGGGAGATAGCAGAGACTTTGGTGCAGTGCCTCACTCAAGTGGAGGGCAACTTCTATGGCCTTCTGGTGCAGAATCCTGCTGATGGGAAAACCACCTATTCTGGCCTCAAGGGCAAAGACAAGAAGAGCTCATCAGGGAAGGCAGAAGTAGAAGACACAGACATGGAGgcagagaatgcagagaatGAGCTGAAAGCGTCAGGAGCTGCACAAGGGGAGGACAGCGAAGAAGTACAGGAGGAGCTGTCACAGCTGTCAGGAGCGACCCTTGCCTACCTGGTACAGGTGGAGTGGCTGGGACAGGAGCGCTGGCCCAAGACTCACAGCGTCCCTCACCTCTTCCATGCCAACCTGCCCTACGCCCACACTCTCCTCACCAACGTTGCTCACACTGCTGTCTACAAAggtctctcccttctctccttCTACCTGGATCTCATGGAGGATCTGGCCCTTGATGTGGACACGTTGGATGATGACAACGTCATGCCTGTGGTCAATGCCATCATTATCGTCATGAGGTTCTGCCCCATTCGCCAACTCCGCTTCTCTGGGCTGGAAGTGTTCAAGATCTTCTTCGCCAAACTGGACTGCAAGGGTTGTCACCAGCTGATGAGGTCGGTCCTGGCTTCGTGTGAGCATGCTGGAGTTAGGGGCGTTGTTGTCGGTCTAATCAAGAACAATATTGACACTGCACTAAGGACACTGGATGTTGAAAAAACGCATTGCGGAAATAAGGCTGGAGCTGCTTTAAAGTCTTCAGGAGAAGAGAAACCCGTGGATGATAGAAATAATAGATCTCTCTACTTCTTCAAGGACAAACTGAAGCAACTGCTGCAGCTGGCCATAAAACTACCAGAAGGAGCAGCCACAGACTTGCTGGAGCAGTCGGATCTCATCATGGCAACCCTGAACTTGCTTCGTTACTTGGTGCTAAGAGACTCTGACAACCACACTGCTGTGTGGGACATGCTTCCCTTGCTGGAGAAAGAGTACTTTTCCGCTCTTCGCACAGGTCTAGACATGTCTGAGGGTCACTATAAGCTGGAGCTTGACAACCTCAACAAGCAAGCTGCTAGGCGCCCCCGAAAAGGGGAGGACATCGCTGCCACAGTGAGTGTGGCAGGCACACAGTTACCTCCCATGACCGAGGATCAGCGGCTGAATGTGATGCACTCTGCCCTGACGACCTTTGACATGATGAAGTGTGTGTTAGCCAGGCTGTCTGAGATCATTgatcagaaaaaaaacaaagctTAG